A genomic window from Sanguibacter antarcticus includes:
- a CDS encoding SDR family oxidoreductase: MVVTGASSGIGASTVELLRSHGWDVVAVARRADRLAELAERTGATAVQADITSDEDVARLVETVLADGPVDAVVNNAGGAFGADRVADADLDLWRRMYELNVLGTFRVVQGFLPALRESEGDVVVITSTAAHEPYEGGGGYVAAKYAERVAARTLRLELVGEPLRVIEIAPGMVRTDEFSLTRFAGDQAKADAVYEGVPGPLVAGDVAEVVRWSLEQPPHVNIDTVVVRPRAQAAYTKTHRVLAD; this comes from the coding sequence GTGGTGGTGACCGGTGCGTCGTCCGGGATCGGCGCCTCGACCGTCGAGCTCCTGCGCTCGCACGGCTGGGACGTTGTGGCCGTCGCCCGGCGCGCCGACCGGCTCGCCGAGCTAGCCGAGCGGACGGGCGCGACCGCGGTCCAGGCCGACATCACGTCCGACGAGGACGTGGCCCGGCTCGTCGAGACGGTCCTGGCCGACGGGCCCGTCGACGCGGTCGTCAACAACGCCGGCGGAGCGTTCGGCGCCGACCGTGTCGCCGACGCAGACCTCGACCTGTGGCGCAGGATGTACGAGCTCAACGTCCTCGGCACCTTCCGCGTGGTGCAGGGATTCCTGCCTGCCCTGCGCGAGAGCGAGGGGGACGTCGTCGTCATCACGTCGACGGCCGCGCACGAGCCGTACGAGGGCGGTGGCGGCTACGTCGCCGCGAAGTACGCCGAGCGCGTGGCCGCCCGGACCCTGCGCCTCGAGCTGGTCGGTGAGCCCCTGCGTGTCATCGAGATCGCCCCCGGGATGGTCCGCACGGACGAGTTCTCCCTCACGCGGTTCGCCGGCGACCAGGCCAAGGCAGACGCCGTCTACGAGGGGGTCCCCGGACCGCTCGTCGCCGGCGACGTGGCCGAGGTCGTCCGGTGGAGCCTCGAGCAGCCACCGCACGTGAACATCGACACGGTCGTCGTGCGTCCGCGCGCACAGGCTGCGTATACCAAGACGCACCGCGTGCTCGCCGACTGA